The region TAACTGGGTTTACTCAGATTTGACAGATCATGCAAGAAGATCCCTTGCAAATTTTATTCCTGAAATAAAGTGATTCTAAGgcgggttttttattttttatctttttagGTGAGGTCTTTGGACTATCAACTTGGGTAATGTTTTGGCCTAAGTAACATGGCACATAATTTTGTTTGAAAATCTTTAACCTCATACAAAAGTTGGACATATTTGCTTATGTAATAGATGATTTAAGCCACCACCTATTTGGTGTCTTAATGTAACAGGTGACTCTGTAACTAGAGTTTAAAATTAGTGAATTGAAAGAGAAAATGAGATGTGTACCCTTGATCATTTTGTTTAGTATATGATTTATACTTTTGACTTTGATGAATATTTGGTTTGACAATTTGTGTGTTTCATTCCTTAGGCTTTGAGTTGTATGTGATGTTATGGAGTTGTGTTTTTTATCAGAGGCTTGGATATGTCTTCTGCGGTTATGCAACATCACGAAGGTGATCGTGGGGCAGATCCTCCTCCAGATCCAATGCAGATGCAGGCTGATTGTGAGAGAGGTATCAAatgcaattattatttttttggataaatatattgaattaatttatttatgtgtatataataattatatgtaTTTGAGAAATAATAGTGACGACTAAAACGAAAAGGCGTGGCATCAACAAAGGGTTTTCAACTCGAGAAGCTAGAGTTGCATTAGGTAGACCACTACCACTGGCGTGGGATGTTCGAgggaagacttacaaagaaaTTGGTGATTATTCCCAACATTTCTCTAGAGAGATCGACATTCTCATTCGACAATATGCCGATCCCGACTACGACCGATGGGATAAATTACCCAGCGATGTTAGGGATCGCATACTTCCTCGTCTAGAGGTaatttatttctataatttttttattgggttcactttaatattaaatctagctaatttattttatttttttgattcaGGATGATTTATTCGACATTGGTCGAAGTCGATATGCCTCAGAGAACCTCCCCAGCATTCTTTTGGGCATTCAACGGTCGTGCGTTGATCGTTACTCGGAGTGGAAGAATGACTTGTCCACTCATTTAAAAAAGAATGGTCGAGCACATCCTCCTGATGGTTTGGGCATGGAGAAATGGCAGAAGGCGCTCCAGTATTTTGATCGCCCTGAAGTGAAGGTATTCACaaacatatt is a window of Humulus lupulus chromosome 4, drHumLupu1.1, whole genome shotgun sequence DNA encoding:
- the LOC133829378 gene encoding uncharacterized protein LOC133829378 yields the protein MSSAVMQHHEGDRGADPPPDPMQMQADCERVTTKTKRRGINKGFSTREARVALGRPLPLAWDVRGKTYKEIGDYSQHFSREIDILIRQYADPDYDRWDKLPSDVRDRILPRLEDDLFDIGRSRYASENLPSILLGIQRSCVDRYSEWKNDLSTHLKKNGRAHPPDGLGMEKWQKALQYFDRPEVKRRSEINSANRAKQKQRSVQGSQSTPALRYKKRDLQTRCLAGVPEIWMATKYIDGEGWVSKAANDNYEKMMEIRDTLQSQDMQEVKERLRAIEEHLARIGGVSGSGSSQQGHGVDPTTPS